Proteins found in one Crassostrea angulata isolate pt1a10 chromosome 3, ASM2561291v2, whole genome shotgun sequence genomic segment:
- the LOC128176020 gene encoding uridine diphosphate glucose pyrophosphatase NUDT14-like isoform X3, giving the protein MQVHNSVAVLLFNKSTDSFIFVRQFRPAIYLNNSKTEQKNDEVIIDTDKFPGSLGITYELCAGLIDKDVSPTEIAKMEIHEECGFDVPMESIEHVTSYRSGVGTTGSKQYLFYAEVTEEMRTGKGGGVVEEGEMIDVIEIPKSEVMTFVMDENINRPIGMMFAVLWYFQNKTKS; this is encoded by the exons ATGCAAGTACATAATAG tGTTGCCGTTCTTCTGTTCAACAAATCTACGGACTCTTTTATATTTGTGAGGCAGTTTAGACCag ctATTTATTTGAATAACAGCAAAACTGAACAGAAGAATGATGAAGTAATAATTGACACAGATAAATTCCCCGGGTCGCTGGGAATTACATATGAGCTTTGTGCTGGACTGATCGACAAAGATGTCAGTCCCACAGAAATTGCCAAAATGGAAATCCATGAGGAATGTGGCTTTGATGTTCCTATGGAGTCTATCGAACATGTGACCTCATACAG GTCTGGCGTTGGGACCACCGGATCAAAGCAGTATTTATTCTATGCTGAGGTAACAGAGGAAATGCGGACTGGAAAGGGCGGGGGTGTCGTGGAGGAAGGAGAAATGATTGACGTGATTGAAATCCCAAAATCAGAGGTCATGACCTTTGTCATGGACGAGAACATTAACAGACCAATTGGAATGATGTTTGCTGTTTTAtggtattttcaaaataaaacgaAATCGTAA
- the LOC128176020 gene encoding uridine diphosphate glucose pyrophosphatase NUDT14-like isoform X1 translates to MKTDPDQIIKKRKQNCSKRNLAVTDQAMENISDVTVEECTKSRYLAPMRLKYKQNGSGKIWDAMQVHNSVAVLLFNKSTDSFIFVRQFRPAIYLNNSKTEQKNDEVIIDTDKFPGSLGITYELCAGLIDKDVSPTEIAKMEIHEECGFDVPMESIEHVTSYRSGVGTTGSKQYLFYAEVTEEMRTGKGGGVVEEGEMIDVIEIPKSEVMTFVMDENINRPIGMMFAVLWYFQNKTKS, encoded by the exons ATGAAGACCGATCCcgatcaaataataaaaaaacgaAAGCAAAACTGTTCTAAACGAAACTTAGCTGTAACAGACCAAGCCATGGAAAATATATCAGATGTTACTGTTGAAGAATGTACAAAATCAAGATACTTAGCACCCATGCGTTTGAAATATAAACAg AATGGCTCAGGGAAAATATGGGATGCAATGCAAGTACATAATAG tGTTGCCGTTCTTCTGTTCAACAAATCTACGGACTCTTTTATATTTGTGAGGCAGTTTAGACCag ctATTTATTTGAATAACAGCAAAACTGAACAGAAGAATGATGAAGTAATAATTGACACAGATAAATTCCCCGGGTCGCTGGGAATTACATATGAGCTTTGTGCTGGACTGATCGACAAAGATGTCAGTCCCACAGAAATTGCCAAAATGGAAATCCATGAGGAATGTGGCTTTGATGTTCCTATGGAGTCTATCGAACATGTGACCTCATACAG GTCTGGCGTTGGGACCACCGGATCAAAGCAGTATTTATTCTATGCTGAGGTAACAGAGGAAATGCGGACTGGAAAGGGCGGGGGTGTCGTGGAGGAAGGAGAAATGATTGACGTGATTGAAATCCCAAAATCAGAGGTCATGACCTTTGTCATGGACGAGAACATTAACAGACCAATTGGAATGATGTTTGCTGTTTTAtggtattttcaaaataaaacgaAATCGTAA
- the LOC128176020 gene encoding uridine diphosphate glucose pyrophosphatase NUDT14-like isoform X2, with translation MKTDPDQIIKKRKQNCSKRNLAVTDQAMENISDVTVEECTKSRYLAPMRLKYKQNKEDKCWDLISEHDDVAVLLFNKSTDSFIFVRQFRPAIYLNNSKTEQKNDEVIIDTDKFPGSLGITYELCAGLIDKDVSPTEIAKMEIHEECGFDVPMESIEHVTSYRSGVGTTGSKQYLFYAEVTEEMRTGKGGGVVEEGEMIDVIEIPKSEVMTFVMDENINRPIGMMFAVLWYFQNKTKS, from the exons ATGAAGACCGATCCcgatcaaataataaaaaaacgaAAGCAAAACTGTTCTAAACGAAACTTAGCTGTAACAGACCAAGCCATGGAAAATATATCAGATGTTACTGTTGAAGAATGTACAAAATCAAGATACTTAGCACCCATGCGTTTGAAATATAAACAg AATAAAGAAGATAAGTGTTGGGACCTGATATCTGAACATGATGA tGTTGCCGTTCTTCTGTTCAACAAATCTACGGACTCTTTTATATTTGTGAGGCAGTTTAGACCag ctATTTATTTGAATAACAGCAAAACTGAACAGAAGAATGATGAAGTAATAATTGACACAGATAAATTCCCCGGGTCGCTGGGAATTACATATGAGCTTTGTGCTGGACTGATCGACAAAGATGTCAGTCCCACAGAAATTGCCAAAATGGAAATCCATGAGGAATGTGGCTTTGATGTTCCTATGGAGTCTATCGAACATGTGACCTCATACAG GTCTGGCGTTGGGACCACCGGATCAAAGCAGTATTTATTCTATGCTGAGGTAACAGAGGAAATGCGGACTGGAAAGGGCGGGGGTGTCGTGGAGGAAGGAGAAATGATTGACGTGATTGAAATCCCAAAATCAGAGGTCATGACCTTTGTCATGGACGAGAACATTAACAGACCAATTGGAATGATGTTTGCTGTTTTAtggtattttcaaaataaaacgaAATCGTAA